One window of Cumulibacter soli genomic DNA carries:
- a CDS encoding ABC transporter permease has product MTLFSLKRIGSALLVLLGVTLIVFLLLQLVPGDPARAILGQGATDEAVQQLRNELGLNDSLPQQYATYLGGLLTGDFGTSISQGLPVLELLLPKLGNTLILAAAALIIAVVFGVTLGVIAARKQGGIFDRVAMALSLGGASAPVYWAGLLAVAALSLGLGWFPTGGMYNAREPGGFLDLISHLALPAVVAALVPLAVIARLTRAEVIEALSGDYVTVLRASGISERTMLWKHVLRNALPSLIGIIGLQVGYLLGGVIFVEVVFQWPGLGQQLYTAITANDLPIVQAGVLFVAIVFVVINLISDLLTAVLDPRAKAA; this is encoded by the coding sequence ATGACGCTCTTCTCGCTGAAACGAATTGGCTCGGCACTACTGGTGTTGCTGGGCGTCACCTTGATCGTGTTCTTGTTGCTGCAGCTCGTGCCGGGCGACCCCGCGCGCGCCATCCTTGGACAAGGCGCCACCGATGAGGCAGTACAGCAGTTACGCAATGAGTTGGGGCTCAACGACTCGTTGCCGCAGCAGTACGCCACCTACCTCGGCGGATTGTTGACCGGTGACTTCGGAACATCGATCAGTCAGGGTCTTCCAGTGCTCGAGCTGTTGCTACCGAAGCTCGGTAACACGCTGATCCTGGCCGCGGCCGCGCTCATCATCGCCGTGGTATTCGGCGTCACGCTCGGAGTCATCGCGGCTCGCAAGCAGGGTGGCATCTTCGACAGGGTCGCGATGGCGCTCTCGCTAGGCGGTGCCAGCGCTCCCGTTTACTGGGCTGGCCTGCTGGCCGTAGCGGCGTTGTCATTGGGACTCGGATGGTTCCCGACCGGCGGCATGTATAACGCGCGAGAGCCCGGCGGATTCCTCGATCTCATCTCGCATCTCGCGTTGCCGGCGGTCGTGGCGGCGTTGGTGCCGCTGGCGGTGATCGCGCGCCTCACTCGGGCCGAGGTCATCGAGGCGCTCAGTGGTGATTACGTGACTGTGCTTAGAGCGTCCGGGATTTCCGAGCGCACGATGCTGTGGAAGCACGTGCTACGCAATGCGCTGCCATCGTTGATCGGGATTATCGGACTCCAGGTCGGATACCTGCTCGGCGGCGTCATCTTCGTCGAAGTGGTCTTCCAGTGGCCGGGCCTCGGCCAGCAGCTGTACACGGCGATCACCGCTAACGACCTACCGATCGTCCAAGCCGGCGTCCTGTTCGTGGCGATTGTGTTCGTCGTTATCAACCTCATCTCGGATTTGCTGACCGCGGTCCTTGATCCTCGCGCTAAGGCGGCCTGA